Below is a genomic region from Granulicella sibirica.
CTCGACATCCGCATTCTTCGCCAGAACGACCAACGCCAGTAACCAGTCAAGCAAAGGACCCCAGCCATGAACCCCACCCGCAAGCCAATCCTTACCACCGCCGTTCTTCTCCTCCTCGCCGCTGCCCCCATCGCCCGCGCCGAGTTCCTCCCCAACCCCGCGGCCAACGACAAGACCGCATACGCCGCCGGCACTCGCGCCATGAACGACCACCGCTGGCAGGACGCCGTCGCCTCCTTCGACCAGGTCGTCAACGCCCACGGCAAGCAGGTCGACGCCGCCCTCTATTGGAAGGCGTACTCCCTCAACAAGATGGGTAACAGGCCCCTGGCCCTGGCCACCTGCTTCCAGCTCCGCTCCCAGTACACCTCCAGCTCCTGGAATAAGGACTGCGACGCCCTCTCCATCGACCTGAACCCGCAGGAGGCAGTCGGCCCTGTCGGGCCTGTGGGACCAGTCGGTCCCGTTGGACCTGTTGGGCCTGTTGGTCCAATAGGCCCCATCAATGTTCACATCGACGGCCCCCGTCCCGGCTCGGACGAAGATCTCAAGCTTCTCGCCCTCAACTCCCTCCTCAACCAGGATCCCGCCAGGGCAATCCCGCTACTCCGCGGGATCCTAGCCGGTAACCAGCCTGACAGCGTCAAGAAGCACGCCATCTTTGTCCTCGCCCAGAGCAAGTCCCCCGAAGCTCAGTCCATCCTCAACGACGCCGTAACCGGCAAGATGAGTCCCGAGCTCCAACGCCAGGCCATCCAGATGATGGCCGTCTTCGAAGGCAAGCGCGCCAACGACAGCCTCGCACGCGTCTACAGCTCCACTGGCGACCGGCAGATCAAGAAATCCATCATCAGCGCCTTCTTTATCACCCAGGACGCACCCCGCATGGTCGACCTTGCCCGCAATGAGAAGGACCTCGACCTCAAGCGATCGATCGTCTCCCAGCTTGCCCTCATGCACGATAAAGCCGCCGAAGACTACATGCTCGAACTCCTCAAGTAAGTCCCCCAAACATCCCAGCGCACTGCCCAAGGAGAGCACCCATGCCCCGCCTGACGCCCCTTCTCGCCCTCACGACATTCCTTCTCGCAGCCGCCGCGCTGCAAGCCCAGCAGCCCACCATCGTCCACGCTCAGCTCACAACCGAACCCGTAGGAACAAGTCTCGCCACGCGCCTCGACGAACTCAGGCACTCGTCAACCCCCGTCTGGGTCGGCTACTCCATCCCCGTAGCCCCCGGCTTCGACAAGAGCAACGAAAGCGACCAGACGTCGTTCCTCGAGGGCGACCACGAAAGCCATACCTACCGCAACGACGACAGTCACCCGGGTCAGTCGATCGACCACGAGACCGTCCTCCTGCGCCTGGCCAACAACGCTATCGAGAAGGTCCGCCTCGAACGCCCAGCCCGCACCCTCGATGCCGGGAACCAGCGTTTCGTCTGGCTCACCGGCGTCTCCGAAACCGACAGCATCCATACCTTCGCAGCCCTAGCCCACGAACCAGCAATGGAAGGTATCGCCTCGACCGCCATCTTCATCATCGCCGTACACCGCTCGCCCGAAGCGACCATAAGCCTCATCGGTCTGGCCGCCCCCGCAAGCCCACTTGCCATACGCGAGAAAGCGGCTTTCTGGTTGGCGAATCAGCGCGGCAAGGAAGGCTTCGAAGCCATCCAACGTCTCGCCCGCGAGGACGCCGACCCAAAGTTCCGCCAAAAGCTCACCTTCGATCTCACCCTCACCAGGGAACCCGGCGGCCTCGACGAAATCATCCGCATGGCCCACTCCGACAGCTCGCCAGAGGTCCGCAAACAAGCCCAGTTCTGGATGGCCGTCAAAGGTGGCAAGAAGGTATCCGGTGATCTCCGCAACCTCGCCGAGAACGACCCCGACGACCAGATACGCAAATCCGCCGTCTTCGCTCTAAGCCGCCTGCCCAGCGAAGAAGCCGCCACCCAA
It encodes:
- a CDS encoding HEAT repeat domain-containing protein, with amino-acid sequence MNPTRKPILTTAVLLLLAAAPIARAEFLPNPAANDKTAYAAGTRAMNDHRWQDAVASFDQVVNAHGKQVDAALYWKAYSLNKMGNRPLALATCFQLRSQYTSSSWNKDCDALSIDLNPQEAVGPVGPVGPVGPVGPVGPVGPIGPINVHIDGPRPGSDEDLKLLALNSLLNQDPARAIPLLRGILAGNQPDSVKKHAIFVLAQSKSPEAQSILNDAVTGKMSPELQRQAIQMMAVFEGKRANDSLARVYSSTGDRQIKKSIISAFFITQDAPRMVDLARNEKDLDLKRSIVSQLALMHDKAAEDYMLELLK
- a CDS encoding HEAT repeat domain-containing protein, with translation MPRLTPLLALTTFLLAAAALQAQQPTIVHAQLTTEPVGTSLATRLDELRHSSTPVWVGYSIPVAPGFDKSNESDQTSFLEGDHESHTYRNDDSHPGQSIDHETVLLRLANNAIEKVRLERPARTLDAGNQRFVWLTGVSETDSIHTFAALAHEPAMEGIASTAIFIIAVHRSPEATISLIGLAAPASPLAIREKAAFWLANQRGKEGFEAIQRLAREDADPKFRQKLTFDLTLTREPGGLDEIIRMAHSDSSPEVRKQAQFWMAVKGGKKVSGDLRNLAENDPDDQIRKSAVFALSRLPSEEAATQLIQVASSSKDPAVRKQAVFWLGESKDPRALDYLTALLRQ